One region of Clostridiales bacterium genomic DNA includes:
- the uvrC gene encoding excinuclease ABC subunit UvrC, whose product MEKLRPDQLREKANMLPLLPGVYIMLDEHGEVIYIGKAKALKNRVTSYFRGEHLPKVAAMVAHVADFNVIVVQSEFEALVLENSLIKLHKPKYNILLKDDKGYPFVRLDVTQPYPTFSLVNHTEKDGAKYFGPYGGRSMTAEIIDTVCKTLRLPTCTRRFPRDIGRARPCLNYHMGTCAGYCLKDVTRAEYLKAIREAEMILDGRTAELTAELTEQMQAAADALRFEYAASLRDRLRAIQGLQNHQRVIATAYSDTDAVGFQRGAKCCFTVLHFTDGNLTGKDKSFLDEPMEPDGEALAALVQQYYEGRGAYPRQVLLPCALEGQEALERLLTEAAGHKVALAVPQRGDKCRLTEMAANNAREEILIATTAAQRSLKTLEWLQRALELDAPPERIEAFDISNLGDTGIVAGMTVFQHGRPRKSDYRKFRIRTTDGQNDYGAMHEAVTRRFQHYVDGDPGFCPLPDLLLIDGGAEHATVAQTVLDGFGLTVPVFGMVKDDRHRTRALITPGGHEIGISANPAVFAFIGTIQEETHRFSIDYQRRLRRESLSSELDQIPGVGEKRRNALLKAFRSTKAIRAASYEELCAAVPAGAARAVYDHYHPKGEPPCV is encoded by the coding sequence ATGGAAAAACTCCGACCCGACCAACTGCGCGAAAAGGCCAATATGCTCCCGCTGCTGCCGGGCGTGTACATCATGCTCGACGAGCACGGCGAGGTCATCTATATCGGCAAGGCGAAAGCGCTCAAAAACCGCGTCACGAGCTATTTTCGCGGCGAGCACCTGCCGAAGGTGGCGGCCATGGTCGCGCACGTTGCGGATTTCAATGTCATCGTCGTGCAGTCCGAGTTCGAAGCGCTCGTGCTCGAAAACTCGCTCATCAAGCTGCACAAACCCAAATACAACATCCTGCTCAAGGACGACAAGGGCTATCCCTTCGTGCGTCTGGACGTGACGCAGCCGTACCCGACGTTCTCGCTCGTCAATCATACGGAGAAGGACGGCGCGAAGTACTTCGGCCCCTACGGCGGCCGGAGCATGACGGCCGAGATCATCGACACCGTATGCAAGACGCTGCGCCTACCGACGTGCACGCGCCGCTTTCCGCGCGACATCGGCCGCGCCCGCCCGTGCCTGAATTACCACATGGGCACCTGCGCGGGCTACTGCCTGAAGGACGTCACGCGCGCGGAGTACCTCAAGGCCATCCGCGAGGCCGAGATGATCCTCGACGGCCGCACGGCGGAGCTCACGGCCGAACTGACCGAGCAGATGCAGGCCGCGGCCGATGCGCTGCGGTTTGAATACGCGGCGTCGCTGCGCGACCGGCTGCGTGCCATCCAGGGCCTGCAGAACCACCAGCGCGTCATCGCCACGGCCTACTCCGACACGGACGCCGTCGGCTTTCAGCGCGGGGCCAAGTGCTGCTTTACCGTGCTGCACTTTACGGACGGCAACCTCACCGGCAAGGACAAGTCGTTTCTCGACGAGCCGATGGAGCCGGACGGCGAGGCGCTTGCCGCGCTCGTGCAGCAGTATTATGAGGGGCGCGGCGCCTATCCGCGGCAGGTGCTGCTGCCGTGCGCGCTCGAGGGGCAGGAAGCGCTCGAGCGTCTGCTCACCGAGGCGGCGGGGCACAAGGTCGCGCTCGCCGTGCCGCAGCGCGGCGACAAGTGCCGCCTGACGGAGATGGCGGCGAACAACGCGCGCGAGGAGATCCTCATTGCGACGACCGCGGCGCAGCGCAGCCTCAAAACGCTCGAATGGCTTCAGCGTGCGCTGGAGCTCGACGCGCCGCCCGAGCGCATCGAGGCATTTGACATCTCGAACCTCGGCGATACCGGCATCGTTGCCGGTATGACCGTGTTTCAGCACGGCCGGCCGCGCAAGTCGGACTACCGGAAGTTCCGCATCCGCACGACGGACGGGCAGAACGACTACGGCGCCATGCACGAGGCGGTCACGCGCCGCTTTCAGCACTATGTGGACGGCGATCCGGGCTTTTGCCCGCTGCCGGATCTGCTGCTCATCGACGGCGGCGCGGAGCACGCGACGGTCGCACAGACGGTGCTCGACGGCTTCGGCCTGACCGTGCCGGTGTTCGGCATGGTCAAGGACGACCGCCACCGCACGCGCGCGCTCATCACGCCCGGCGGGCATGAGATCGGCATTTCCGCCAACCCCGCGGTGTTTGCCTTCATCGGCACGATCCAGGAGGAGACGCACCGCTTTTCCATCGACTATCAGCGCCGGCTGCGGCGCGAGAGCCTCTCGTCCGAGCTCGATCAGATCCCCGGCGTGGGCGAGAAGCGGCGCAACGCGCTGCTCAAGGCGTTCCGCAGCACAAAGGCCATCCGCGCGGCTTCGTATGAGGAGCTGTGCGCGGCCGTTCCGGCGGGTGCTGCCCGCGCGGTCTACGACCACTATCACCCGAAAGGAGAACCGCCATGCGTGTGA
- a CDS encoding NAD-dependent malic enzyme: MDYAKESLRLHEQWGGKIEVNTRVPVSTKDDLSLAYTPGVAQPCLEIQRDPDKSYTLTRRHNLCAVITDGSAVLGLGDIGPEAGMPVMEGKCVLFKAFADVDAFPLCIRTKDVDEFVRTVYLLSGSFGGINLEDISAPRCFEIERKLKQLCDIPVFHDDQHGTAIITLAGLTNALRVVGKRLEDVKIVLSGAGAAAISISKLLLSAGARDVTLCDRVGAIYAGRPENMNWIKTEMAEVTNLRRQAGTLADVVRGADVFIGVSQPGLLTGDMVRTMHRDAIVFACANPTPEIFPDEARAAGAAVVSTGRSDYPNQINNVLAFPGIFRGAFDVRASDINEPMKLAAAHALSALITPEELCADYIIPKAFDPRVGPAVAAAVAQAARASGVARI; this comes from the coding sequence ATGGATTACGCAAAGGAATCGCTCCGTCTGCACGAGCAGTGGGGCGGCAAGATCGAAGTCAACACCCGCGTGCCGGTCTCCACAAAGGACGACCTGTCGCTCGCATATACGCCCGGCGTGGCCCAGCCGTGTCTGGAGATCCAGCGCGACCCGGACAAGAGCTACACGCTCACGCGCCGGCACAATCTCTGCGCCGTCATCACGGACGGTTCGGCCGTGCTCGGCCTTGGCGACATCGGGCCAGAGGCGGGTATGCCCGTCATGGAGGGCAAGTGCGTGCTGTTCAAGGCGTTTGCGGACGTGGACGCCTTTCCGCTGTGCATCCGCACGAAGGATGTGGACGAGTTCGTGCGCACGGTGTACCTGCTCTCCGGCAGCTTCGGCGGCATCAATCTGGAGGACATCTCCGCGCCGCGCTGCTTTGAGATCGAGCGCAAGCTCAAGCAGCTGTGCGACATTCCGGTCTTTCACGACGACCAGCACGGCACGGCCATCATCACGCTCGCGGGCCTCACAAACGCGCTGCGCGTGGTCGGCAAGCGCCTCGAGGATGTGAAGATCGTCCTGTCCGGCGCGGGCGCGGCCGCCATTTCCATCAGCAAGCTGCTGCTGAGCGCGGGCGCGCGCGACGTGACGCTCTGTGATCGCGTGGGCGCGATCTATGCCGGCCGGCCGGAGAACATGAACTGGATCAAAACCGAGATGGCCGAGGTCACGAACCTCCGCCGCCAGGCCGGCACGCTGGCCGATGTCGTCCGCGGCGCGGACGTGTTCATCGGCGTGTCGCAGCCCGGCCTGCTGACCGGCGACATGGTGCGCACCATGCACCGCGACGCCATCGTTTTTGCCTGCGCCAACCCCACGCCGGAGATCTTCCCCGACGAGGCCAGGGCCGCGGGCGCGGCCGTCGTCAGCACCGGCCGCAGCGACTATCCGAACCAGATCAACAACGTGCTGGCCTTCCCGGGTATCTTTCGCGGCGCGTTCGACGTGCGCGCGTCCGATATCAACGAACCCATGAAGCTCGCCGCCGCGCACGCGCTCTCGGCGCTCATCACGCCCGAGGAGCTGTGCGCCGATTATATCATCCCCAAGGCCTTTGACCCGCGCGTCGGCCCGGCCGTGGCCGCGGCGGTCGCGCAGGCCGCGCGCGCGAGCGGCGTCGCGCGCATCTGA
- the fumC gene encoding class II fumarate hydratase — translation MEYRLEHDTMGEVRVPADRYWGAQTQRSFENFRIGTEKIPPEVIRAFAVVKLAAARANAQLGVLDARRAGAIETACHEILDGSLDGNFPLAVWQTGSGTQTNMNVNEVIAHRANELLGEDLVHPNDHVNCSQSSNDTFPTAMHVAARVALEEQVLPAIGRLTATLDRLSAEYRDVVKIGRTHLQDAVPLTLGQEISGWSAMLGHDRDMIVQACRALSELALGGTAVGTGLNAPAAFGDLAAEEISELLGYAFLSAPNKFHALTSKDQMVFAHGALKALAADLMKIANDVRWLASGPRCGIGELIIPANEPGSSIMPGKVNPTQCEAVTMVAVQVMGNDTAIGIAASQGNFQLNVFLPVTIYNFLQSARLLSDAMDSFEANCVRGIRPNYAVIQAHLDASLMLVTALNPHIGYENAAKIAKHAHATGQTLKAAAVELGLLTAEEFDAWVRPEDMVHPKQEEA, via the coding sequence ATGGAATACCGTCTGGAGCATGATACCATGGGCGAGGTGCGTGTGCCTGCTGACCGTTACTGGGGCGCGCAGACGCAGCGCAGCTTTGAAAACTTCCGCATCGGCACCGAGAAGATCCCGCCGGAGGTCATCCGCGCGTTCGCGGTCGTGAAGCTCGCGGCCGCGCGCGCGAACGCGCAGCTCGGTGTGCTCGACGCCCGCCGCGCTGGTGCGATCGAGACCGCCTGCCATGAGATCCTCGACGGCTCGCTCGACGGCAACTTCCCGCTCGCCGTCTGGCAGACCGGCAGCGGCACGCAGACGAATATGAATGTCAACGAGGTCATTGCCCACCGCGCCAATGAGCTGCTGGGTGAAGATCTTGTGCACCCGAACGACCACGTCAACTGCTCGCAGAGCTCGAACGACACGTTTCCGACGGCCATGCACGTGGCCGCGCGCGTCGCGCTCGAGGAGCAGGTCCTGCCCGCCATCGGCCGCCTGACGGCGACGCTCGACCGCCTGAGCGCGGAGTACCGCGATGTGGTCAAGATCGGCCGCACGCACCTGCAGGACGCCGTGCCGCTCACGCTCGGGCAGGAGATCAGCGGCTGGAGCGCCATGCTCGGCCACGACCGCGACATGATCGTGCAGGCCTGCCGTGCGCTGAGTGAGCTTGCCCTCGGCGGCACGGCCGTCGGCACGGGGCTCAACGCCCCGGCGGCGTTCGGCGATCTGGCGGCGGAGGAGATCTCCGAGCTGCTGGGCTACGCCTTCCTGTCGGCGCCGAACAAGTTCCACGCGCTCACGAGCAAGGACCAGATGGTATTTGCCCACGGCGCGCTCAAGGCGCTGGCGGCCGATCTCATGAAGATCGCCAACGACGTGCGCTGGCTCGCTTCCGGCCCGCGCTGCGGCATCGGCGAGCTCATCATCCCGGCCAACGAGCCCGGCTCGTCCATCATGCCCGGCAAGGTCAATCCCACGCAGTGCGAGGCCGTCACGATGGTGGCCGTGCAGGTCATGGGCAATGACACGGCCATCGGCATCGCGGCGTCGCAGGGCAACTTCCAGCTCAATGTGTTCCTGCCGGTGACAATCTATAACTTCCTGCAGTCGGCGCGTCTGCTTTCTGACGCCATGGATTCGTTCGAGGCCAACTGCGTGCGCGGCATCCGGCCGAATTACGCCGTCATTCAGGCGCATCTGGACGCATCGCTCATGCTTGTCACGGCGCTCAACCCGCACATCGGCTACGAAAACGCGGCAAAGATCGCAAAGCACGCCCACGCCACCGGCCAGACGCTCAAAGCCGCGGCGGTGGAGCTCGGCCTGCTCACGGCCGAGGAGTTTGACGCCTGGGTGCGGCCCGAGGATATGGTGCACCCGAAACAGGAGGAGGCATAA
- a CDS encoding HPr family phosphocarrier protein, translating into MITKEAVINNLEGLHARPAVFFIQKANEFKSSIWIEKDERRVNAKSLLGVLSLGIVKGSTITLVADGADEQEAIDTLTALINSDFSE; encoded by the coding sequence ATGATCACGAAAGAAGCAGTCATCAACAACCTGGAGGGACTCCATGCACGGCCCGCGGTCTTTTTTATCCAGAAGGCAAACGAGTTCAAGAGCAGCATCTGGATTGAGAAAGACGAGAGACGCGTTAACGCCAAGAGCCTTCTCGGCGTCCTGTCACTTGGCATCGTGAAGGGCTCGACGATCACCCTCGTGGCCGACGGCGCCGACGAGCAGGAAGCGATCGATACCCTGACCGCACTGATCAATTCCGATTTTTCCGAGTGA
- a CDS encoding endonuclease MutS2 — translation MDSYEKSLQTLELPAVLALLAAQAVSETARTQAMALRPSGDRAVVATRLGETSAAASMMVVKGSPSFSGVKDVRAALQRADMGGALNTRELLDIAGVLQAARCVRSYGTGERQDKTSIDYLFSALQANRFLEEKIFTSITGEDEIADSASSELASIRRLIRAASARVHDALQKIISSPSYAKALQEPIITMRSERYVVPVKAEHKGAVPGLVHDVSASGATLFIEPMAAVKANNELRELRAREKTEIERILAELSAECAAHREDISSDFDVLVRLDLIFAKAKLAYQLNAIAPELTDKHLQLRRARHPLLPKDTAVPIDVSLGGEFDTLVITGPNTGGKTVTLKTIGLLAAMTQCGLHIPCADGSTMPVFHEIMADIGDEQSIEQSLSTFSAHMTNTVRMLKECDDRSLLLFDELGAGTDPAEGAALAIAIIEHARKCGALIAATTHYTELKVYATTQPGVMNASCEFDVDSLRPTYHLLIGIPGKSNAFAISERLGLPQEIIDDARSRVSTESASMEATIEKLEQVRQLMERDRAEAARQLREAEENRRKSERLKAELSVRLEKADEKARRDAERIIGDARRTADEVMRELDALRKMEKMDTDHHRANDARAALRRKLNVAEDAAAAAAHPQVQEKKVSARPVRVGDTVQLRKMGDIKATVTAISADRTLTLRAGIMNVTAKEQDVYLLENEKPEAQKFAAAHAASLRNVAAESEIDLRGMDTMEAVAATERFLDNAVMAKLEKVTIIHGKGTGALRAAVQQSLRKNKAVKSYRLGRYGEGESGVTVVELK, via the coding sequence ATGGATTCCTATGAAAAATCCCTGCAGACGCTGGAGCTGCCGGCCGTGCTGGCGCTGCTGGCTGCGCAGGCCGTGAGCGAAACGGCCCGCACGCAGGCCATGGCCCTGCGTCCGAGCGGCGACCGCGCCGTGGTGGCGACCCGCCTCGGCGAGACGAGCGCCGCCGCATCGATGATGGTCGTCAAGGGCAGCCCGTCGTTTTCCGGTGTGAAGGACGTACGCGCGGCGCTGCAGCGCGCGGACATGGGCGGCGCGCTCAACACGCGCGAGCTACTGGATATCGCGGGCGTGCTGCAGGCGGCGCGCTGCGTGCGCAGCTACGGCACCGGCGAGCGGCAGGACAAGACGAGCATCGACTACCTCTTCAGCGCCCTGCAGGCCAACCGCTTTCTGGAGGAGAAGATCTTCACCTCCATCACCGGCGAGGACGAGATCGCCGACAGCGCGTCGAGCGAGCTGGCGTCCATCCGCCGGCTGATCCGCGCCGCGAGCGCGCGCGTGCACGATGCGCTGCAGAAGATCATCTCCTCGCCGAGCTATGCCAAGGCGCTGCAGGAGCCGATCATCACCATGCGCTCCGAGCGCTATGTCGTGCCGGTCAAGGCCGAGCACAAGGGCGCCGTGCCCGGCCTCGTGCACGACGTGTCGGCCTCCGGCGCGACGCTGTTCATCGAGCCGATGGCCGCCGTGAAGGCAAACAACGAGCTGCGGGAGCTGCGCGCACGTGAAAAGACGGAGATCGAGCGCATCCTCGCCGAGCTCTCGGCCGAGTGCGCCGCGCACCGGGAGGACATCTCGAGCGACTTTGACGTGCTCGTGCGCCTCGACCTCATTTTTGCCAAGGCAAAGCTCGCCTACCAGCTCAACGCGATCGCGCCGGAGCTGACGGACAAGCACCTGCAGCTGCGCCGCGCGCGCCATCCGCTGCTGCCGAAGGACACCGCTGTGCCGATCGATGTTTCGCTCGGCGGCGAATTTGACACGCTCGTCATCACCGGCCCGAACACCGGCGGCAAGACCGTCACGCTCAAGACCATCGGTCTGCTCGCGGCCATGACGCAGTGCGGCCTGCACATCCCGTGTGCCGACGGCAGCACCATGCCGGTGTTCCACGAGATCATGGCCGACATCGGCGATGAGCAGAGCATCGAGCAGTCGCTGTCCACGTTCTCGGCGCACATGACGAACACCGTGCGCATGCTCAAGGAGTGCGACGACCGGTCGCTGCTGCTGTTCGACGAGCTCGGCGCCGGCACGGACCCGGCCGAGGGCGCGGCGCTGGCCATCGCCATCATCGAGCACGCGCGCAAGTGCGGCGCGCTCATCGCCGCCACGACGCATTATACCGAGCTCAAGGTCTACGCCACGACGCAGCCCGGCGTCATGAACGCCTCGTGTGAGTTTGACGTGGACTCCCTGCGCCCGACGTACCACCTGCTCATCGGCATCCCCGGCAAGTCCAACGCCTTTGCCATCTCCGAGCGGCTGGGCCTGCCGCAGGAGATCATCGACGACGCGCGCAGCCGTGTCAGCACCGAGAGCGCGAGCATGGAGGCCACCATCGAGAAGCTTGAGCAGGTGCGCCAGCTCATGGAGCGCGACCGCGCCGAGGCGGCGCGCCAGCTGCGCGAAGCGGAGGAAAACCGCCGCAAGTCCGAGCGCCTGAAGGCGGAGCTCTCCGTCCGGCTGGAAAAGGCGGACGAGAAGGCCCGCCGCGACGCCGAGCGCATCATCGGCGACGCGCGCCGCACGGCGGACGAGGTGATGCGCGAGCTCGACGCGCTGCGCAAAATGGAGAAAATGGACACCGACCACCACCGCGCCAACGACGCGCGCGCCGCCCTGCGCCGCAAGCTGAACGTGGCCGAGGACGCGGCCGCCGCCGCGGCGCACCCGCAGGTGCAGGAGAAAAAAGTCTCCGCCCGCCCGGTGCGCGTGGGCGACACCGTGCAGCTGCGCAAGATGGGCGACATCAAGGCGACCGTCACGGCCATCTCCGCCGACCGGACGCTGACCCTGCGCGCGGGCATCATGAACGTGACGGCCAAGGAACAGGACGTGTACCTGCTCGAAAACGAGAAGCCCGAGGCGCAGAAGTTTGCCGCCGCGCACGCAGCCAGCCTGCGCAATGTGGCCGCCGAGTCGGAGATCGACCTGCGCGGCATGGACACGATGGAGGCCGTCGCCGCGACCGAGCGTTTCCTCGACAACGCCGTCATGGCCAAGCTCGAGAAGGTCACCATCATCCACGGCAAGGGCACCGGCGCGCTGCGCGCAGCCGTGCAGCAGTCGCTGCGCAAAAACAAGGCCGTCAAGTCCTACCGGCTCGGCCGTTACGGCGAGGGCGAGAGCGGCGTGACCGTTGTCGAACTGAAATAA
- the coaD gene encoding pantetheine-phosphate adenylyltransferase → MKTAIYPGSFDPITLGHLNIIRRASGIFDRVVVCIMPNAGKLHPMFTREERVALARRVVSRFPNVEVDTFDGLLAEYAKTFPEGAVIVKGLRANTDFENEFQMALINKKINPELDTMFLTASQKYTFLSSSVVKELAGYGADLTPFVPCEIIDDVHERATRGE, encoded by the coding sequence ATGAAAACAGCGATTTACCCCGGCAGCTTTGACCCCATTACCCTCGGCCACCTGAACATCATCCGCCGCGCGTCCGGCATTTTCGACCGCGTCGTCGTGTGCATCATGCCCAACGCCGGCAAGCTGCACCCCATGTTTACCCGCGAGGAGCGCGTGGCGCTCGCGCGCCGCGTCGTCAGCCGCTTCCCCAATGTGGAGGTGGACACGTTCGACGGCCTGCTCGCCGAATACGCCAAGACCTTCCCGGAGGGTGCGGTGATCGTCAAGGGCCTGCGCGCGAACACGGACTTTGAAAACGAGTTTCAGATGGCGCTCATCAACAAGAAGATCAATCCCGAGCTGGACACCATGTTCCTGACGGCCAGTCAGAAATATACGTTCCTCAGCTCGTCGGTCGTTAAGGAGCTCGCGGGCTACGGCGCGGATCTGACGCCGTTCGTCCCGTGCGAGATCATTGACGATGTGCACGAACGCGCGACGCGCGGCGAATAA
- the rsmD gene encoding 16S rRNA (guanine(966)-N(2))-methyltransferase RsmD, with protein MRVITGTARGRRLREPEGMATRPTTDNVKESMFNLIQFDIEGRRVLDLFAGTGQLGIEALSRGARSAVFVDESRAAVQLVRANLALCRLQGDVVQGESLGYLRTCGKFDLIFLDPPYDTGLLDKALENVVQFDILAEGGIIVCESRREKVLPQLRAPYHLLTERNYGKIKLTLYGKGIHA; from the coding sequence ATGCGTGTGATCACAGGTACGGCCCGCGGCCGCAGGCTGCGCGAGCCGGAGGGGATGGCCACCCGTCCCACGACCGATAATGTCAAGGAATCCATGTTCAACCTCATCCAGTTCGACATCGAGGGCCGGCGCGTGCTCGACCTCTTTGCCGGCACGGGCCAGCTCGGCATCGAGGCGCTCAGCCGCGGCGCGCGCAGCGCCGTGTTCGTCGATGAGAGCCGCGCCGCCGTGCAGCTCGTGCGCGCCAATCTCGCACTCTGCCGCCTGCAGGGCGACGTGGTGCAGGGCGAGTCGCTCGGCTACCTGCGCACGTGCGGAAAATTTGACCTGATCTTCCTCGATCCGCCGTATGATACGGGATTGCTTGACAAAGCACTTGAAAATGTTGTACAGTTTGACATATTAGCTGAGGGTGGTATAATCGTGTGTGAGAGCCGCCGCGAAAAGGTGCTCCCGCAGCTTCGAGCGCCGTATCATCTGCTCACGGAGCGCAATTACGGCAAGATCAAGCTCACGCTCTACGGAAAGGGAATCCACGCATGA